A window from Manis javanica isolate MJ-LG chromosome 10, MJ_LKY, whole genome shotgun sequence encodes these proteins:
- the LOC108405556 gene encoding olfactory receptor 6C2-like — MMRNHSTVISFIILGLTNDPQLEILVFIFMLTTYMLSIMGNLTIILLILADSHLRTAMYFFLQNFSFLEISFTTACVPTYLYSISSGNKAISIKACFSQIFFIVLFGATEFFLLAVMSYDRYVAICKPLHYVTIMNSRVCRTLILCCWASGLLIILPPLSLSLDLEFCDSVIDHFLCDASPILKNSCSDTWFIEQLVILCAVLTLIMTLVCIILSYIYIIRMILRLPSAQQRKKAFSICSSHLIVVSFAYGSCIFVYIKPSAKDEVAINKAVSLLTTSIAPLFNPFIYTLRNKQVKQSFHDTLKRFVFFSKK, encoded by the coding sequence ATGATGAGAAACCATTCAACAGTAATAAGCTTCATCATACTGGGACTGACCAATGACCCACAACTGGAGATTTTGGTCTTTATCTTCATGCTTACTACATATATGTTAAGTATAATGGGGAATCTGACCATAATTTTGCTCATCTTGGCAGATTCTCACTTAAGAAcagctatgtatttttttcttcaaaacttcTCTTTCTTAGAAATCTCATTCACAACAGCCTGTGTCCCCACATACCTGTACAGCATATCAAGTGGGAACAAAGCCATCAGCATCAAAGCCTGCTTCagtcaaattttttttattgtcctCTTCGGAGCAACGGAATTTTTTCTGTTGgctgtgatgtcctatgaccgctatgtggccatctgcaaacccctgcattacGTGACCATCATGAACAGCAGAGTCTGCAGGACCCTCATCCTCTGTTGTTGGGCATCTGGCTTATTGATCATCCTTCCACCCCTTTCTTTGAGCCTTGATCTGGAATTCTGTGACTCTGTTATTGACCATTTTCTCTGTGATGCTTCTCCAATACTGAAGAATTCCTGCTCAGATACATGGTTCATAGAGCAGCTGGTTATACTTTGTGCTGTGTTGACTTTAATAATGACCCTTGTTTGTATAATTCTGTCCTACATATACATCATTAGGATGATTCTAAGATTACCatctgcccagcaaaggaaaaaGGCCTTTTCCATTTGTTCTTCCCACTTAATTGTGGTGTCTTTTGCCTATGGCAGCtgcatttttgtatatataaaaccTTCAGCTAAGGATGAAGTGGCCATTAATAAGGCAGTTTCTCTGCTAACTACATCTATTGCCCCTCTGTTCAACCCGTTCATTTATACCCTAAGAAATAAACAAGTTAAACAGTCTTTCCATGACACTCTCAAAAGATTTGTATTCTTTTCAAAGAAGTAG